Part of the Ornithodoros turicata isolate Travis chromosome 6, ASM3712646v1, whole genome shotgun sequence genome, GAAAGTGATGTCCACTAAAACACAAAGGTGCGCTCATGTACGACACCTCGTTCCTTGAGATACTCACTGCTATCATTCCACATGACAATCTTATGCTGTGTCTCCCTGTCTTATTTACATAAAATGATTAAATACTGTTCTTATTGAATTCACACCAGCTTATCAGCTGCCTGAGACGTTTGGCGCGCTTTTCGTCGTGAACGGGCTTGTTTTCAGAATAAAATAAACATGAGACCATCATGCGCCATGGTGGTCAATTCTGGAACTAAATATTGCCAATTTTTCCATTTTCATATAAATATAGATTATACTGAGAAATGACGTTGACTCCCGTTCTTGTTATGTACCAGTCATTTGCGCTGCAAGGTAATGTACATAAATTAAACAGCATATCTTTATGCATCTCCAACCTACGTTTGTGTCTGTTGGTGTCTGCCAACGATGGAAggcggattggattggattctcCTGGATATTTCTGTGTTTGCAATGGCGGTGATCAGTCTTTGCTTGCAGGAGTTTTTCTTATCTGAACTATACGCCTGAGAACGTTTCAGTACCATAGTTTCGACTGTCACTCGCCCGAGAAGAGCGTTTTAGTTGCGAGCCAGTGTGTAAGTGAAGGCTGTTACCAACATCCACGACGTGCCGTTCTGACTGTCAAAAGGCTCTTCTACGTCTTGTGTACTTGACTCACAACGATCTCCGGTAACCGAGAATTTTCACAACATGGAATCTAATCTGAAAGAAATTATGGCCCGTCTGATGAACCAGACGTCTGATTCTGTCAGACCTGCGTGTAAAAAGTGTGGCTACCCCGGACATTTCACGTACCAGTGTCGAAACTTTCTCAAGGTGAATCCCAACAAGGACATTGTCCTCGATATTAGCAGCACAAGTTCGGAAGATGAGTCGGAAGACGATTTCGTGTCGCCTCTCGTCAAACTCAACGCGGAAGAAACCGCTAAGAGCAGTGGTGGTCCGTCGTTCGTGGGAGAAGAAAAATCGAGACAGCGAAGTcgtgagaaaaagaagaaacacaaaaagcaCAAGTCGCGGTCAAGGACCAGATCAAGGTCGGTGTCAAGATCACGATCAGTGTCCGAGTGTTCTGAGGATGATCGGAAGAAATCCAAAAAATCGAAAaaacacaaaaaggaaaagaagcagAAAAGGTCTCAACAGCACAAATCCGAAAAGCGGAGGGTTGATGACTGAATGTGTGTGTTTCTGTGAAGTGTTCATGGTGTAGGCGATGCATTTGAAGTCATGTTTT contains:
- the LOC135397496 gene encoding protein SREK1IP1-like: MESNLKEIMARLMNQTSDSVRPACKKCGYPGHFTYQCRNFLKVNPNKDIVLDISSTSSEDESEDDFVSPLVKLNAEETAKSSGGPSFVGEEKSRQRSREKKKKHKKHKSRSRTRSRSVSRSRSVSECSEDDRKKSKKSKKHKKEKKQKRSQQHKSEKRRVDD